A genomic segment from Ramlibacter agri encodes:
- a CDS encoding TetR/AcrR family transcriptional regulator, whose translation MARSRSASAAAKPAESAGEQELNRSALLAAAATEFAGHGLRGASLETIARAAGITRAMVYYYFGGREGLYIATLEEAYRGINAAEMALDVERLEPLQAMRKLVEFRIDFYAQNPTFVALVAVENQLEGAYLRQSEVVRDRGTHNLARTRSVLERGQREGAFRKGVDPLDLHQLMVSIGIFNVSNRHTFGLIFGRDLGSESQLARTRRMAAEVVLRYLAP comes from the coding sequence ATGGCCCGTTCCCGAAGTGCATCCGCCGCGGCAAAGCCCGCCGAGTCCGCCGGCGAGCAGGAACTGAATCGCAGCGCGCTCCTCGCCGCCGCGGCCACCGAATTCGCGGGCCACGGCCTGCGCGGCGCCAGCCTGGAGACCATCGCGCGCGCCGCCGGCATCACGCGCGCCATGGTCTATTACTACTTCGGCGGCCGCGAGGGCCTGTACATCGCGACCCTCGAAGAGGCCTACCGCGGCATCAACGCCGCCGAGATGGCGCTGGACGTCGAACGGCTCGAGCCGCTGCAGGCCATGCGCAAGCTGGTCGAGTTCCGCATCGACTTCTATGCGCAGAACCCGACCTTCGTCGCGCTGGTGGCGGTGGAGAACCAGCTGGAAGGCGCCTACCTGCGCCAGTCCGAGGTGGTGCGCGACCGCGGCACCCACAACCTGGCGCGCACGCGCTCGGTGCTGGAGCGCGGCCAGCGCGAAGGCGCGTTCCGCAAGGGCGTGGACCCGCTCGACCTGCACCAGCTGATGGTGTCGATCGGCATCTTCAACGTGTCGAACCGCCACACTTTCGGGCTGATCTTCGGCCGCGACCTGGGCAGCGAGTCGCAGCTCGCGCGCACGCGCAGGATGGCGGCGGAAGTGGTGCTGCGCTACCTCGCGCCGTAG
- a CDS encoding Bug family tripartite tricarboxylate transporter substrate binding protein, which produces MSISHVRRVALRALAALTLGAALQPALAQSFPAKPITLVVPFVAGSPTDVAARAFAADFGQVLNTTVIVDNRPGANQTIAGAFVARAPADGYTLFFANLPAVVAPSLRAQLPYSGLRDFAPVADLLSIGFILVTSPNVQANSLKDFIAMVKADPSKVSYGSSGIATPIHLMAEMFNKEIGVKTLHVPYKGGNQVQLDLMTDRITFAFLPTGAMEFVKSGKLKVFGLAADKRDPDYPDLPTMDEGGLRGFKATVKFVLLGPKQMPADVLNRLNAAANKVIASKAFYEKVKSVGGVEMSPPATPAQVHARIVEDEARWDNVVQKANIQLE; this is translated from the coding sequence ATGAGCATTTCCCATGTGAGGCGGGTGGCGCTGCGCGCGCTGGCCGCCTTGACCCTGGGCGCGGCCCTGCAGCCCGCGCTGGCCCAGTCCTTCCCCGCCAAGCCGATCACGCTGGTCGTGCCCTTCGTGGCCGGCAGTCCAACCGATGTCGCGGCGCGGGCCTTCGCGGCCGATTTCGGGCAGGTGCTGAACACGACCGTGATCGTGGACAACCGCCCGGGCGCCAACCAGACGATCGCCGGCGCCTTCGTCGCCCGCGCCCCCGCCGACGGCTACACGCTGTTCTTTGCCAACCTGCCCGCCGTGGTGGCGCCTTCGCTGCGCGCGCAACTGCCGTACAGCGGCCTGCGCGACTTCGCGCCGGTGGCGGACCTGCTCTCCATCGGCTTCATCCTGGTGACCTCGCCCAACGTGCAGGCGAACTCGCTGAAGGACTTCATCGCCATGGTGAAGGCCGATCCGTCCAAGGTCTCCTACGGCTCCTCCGGCATCGCGACGCCGATCCACCTGATGGCGGAGATGTTCAACAAGGAAATCGGCGTGAAGACGCTGCACGTCCCCTACAAGGGCGGCAACCAGGTGCAGCTGGACCTGATGACGGACCGCATCACCTTCGCCTTCCTGCCCACGGGCGCGATGGAGTTCGTGAAGAGCGGCAAGCTGAAGGTGTTCGGCCTGGCCGCCGACAAGCGCGATCCGGACTACCCGGACCTGCCGACCATGGACGAAGGCGGGCTGCGCGGCTTCAAGGCGACCGTCAAGTTCGTGCTGCTCGGCCCGAAGCAGATGCCCGCCGACGTGCTGAACCGGCTCAACGCCGCCGCCAACAAGGTGATCGCCAGCAAGGCCTTCTACGAGAAGGTGAAGTCGGTCGGCGGCGTCGAGATGTCGCCCCCCGCGACGCCGGCGCAGGTCCACGCGCGCATCGTCGAGGACGAAGCACGCTGGGACAACGTGGTGCAGAAGGCCAACATCCAGCTCGAATGA
- a CDS encoding amidohydrolase family protein gives MDMQVELPAGACDCHTHVFLAAQAYPFWPGRRYTPPPASIEDLVKLHDALGIARVVIVQPSVYGADNAATLQALQVLGPQRARGVAVIDGGTSSQQLRELATAGVRGVRVNLEVDGETDTRKASRWLREVAERVGPLGWHVQVFANLPLLGACSELLHSLGVPLVFDHYAGAHARLGLQQQGLPEVLRLVEAGKAYVKLSAPYRCASEQDYADLEPLTRLFLRANPERMLWGSDWPHPQPGVRPRPEDVCPPHDVDLRHVLASLAGWLDSREHLQQVFVANPERLYGFGR, from the coding sequence ATGGACATGCAAGTCGAACTGCCCGCCGGCGCCTGCGACTGCCACACGCACGTCTTCCTGGCCGCGCAGGCCTACCCCTTCTGGCCGGGGCGCCGCTACACGCCGCCGCCGGCGTCGATCGAAGACCTGGTGAAGCTGCACGACGCGCTCGGCATCGCGCGGGTGGTGATCGTGCAGCCCAGCGTGTACGGCGCGGACAACGCCGCGACCTTGCAGGCGCTGCAGGTGCTAGGGCCGCAACGGGCGCGCGGTGTGGCCGTCATCGACGGGGGCACGTCGTCGCAGCAACTGCGCGAGCTGGCCACCGCCGGTGTGCGCGGCGTGCGCGTCAACCTGGAGGTGGATGGAGAGACCGACACGCGCAAGGCTTCGCGCTGGTTGCGCGAGGTCGCCGAGCGCGTCGGTCCGCTGGGCTGGCATGTGCAGGTCTTCGCCAACCTGCCCTTGCTCGGCGCCTGCAGCGAGCTGCTGCACTCGCTGGGCGTGCCGCTGGTGTTCGACCACTATGCCGGCGCCCACGCGCGCCTCGGTTTGCAGCAGCAGGGCCTGCCCGAAGTGCTGCGGCTGGTGGAAGCCGGCAAGGCCTACGTCAAGCTGTCGGCGCCCTACCGCTGCGCGAGCGAGCAGGACTACGCGGACCTGGAGCCGCTGACCCGCCTGTTCCTGCGCGCCAACCCGGAGCGCATGCTGTGGGGCAGCGACTGGCCGCATCCGCAGCCGGGCGTGCGCCCGCGGCCGGAGGACGTCTGCCCGCCGCATGACGTCGACTTGCGCCACGTGCTCGCCTCGCTGGCGGGATGGCTGGACAGCCGCGAGCATCTGCAACAGGTCTTCGTGGCCAACCCCGAGCGGCTGTATGGCTTCGGGCGCTGA
- a CDS encoding IclR family transcriptional regulator produces the protein MASGADLLSELLQVPAEGSSERPGTRSIARLVKVMRTVAARPQFGWRLSDLAVACELDRGTVHRMLACLVEERLVEQRASDRHYLPGPLMFELGQALPGHVQFQRRAETLLAAFARRMGGIALLLLRSGNEYVCSVRVGALPLTGSVLYPGTRRPLFTAAGGVAVLQALAPAEARAVLADNVAQEVGRCGSGRLEALQRMRERSDRHGFGVNLGDVVPGIHAFGVPVRDGAGAAFAAIALLGTPELYGEQQVPQLHAELLKEAETLGADARRFRD, from the coding sequence ATGGCTTCGGGCGCTGACCTGCTGTCGGAGCTGCTGCAGGTGCCGGCCGAAGGCAGCAGCGAGCGGCCCGGCACGCGCAGCATCGCCCGCCTCGTCAAGGTGATGCGCACGGTGGCCGCGCGCCCGCAGTTCGGCTGGCGCCTGTCCGACCTGGCCGTGGCCTGCGAGCTCGATCGGGGCACCGTCCACCGCATGCTGGCCTGCCTGGTGGAGGAGCGGCTGGTGGAGCAGCGCGCGAGCGACCGGCACTACCTGCCCGGCCCGCTGATGTTCGAACTGGGGCAGGCATTGCCTGGTCATGTGCAGTTCCAGCGGCGTGCGGAGACGCTACTGGCTGCTTTCGCCCGCCGCATGGGTGGCATCGCCTTGCTGCTGCTGCGAAGCGGCAACGAATACGTGTGCAGCGTGCGCGTGGGCGCGCTGCCGCTCACGGGGTCGGTGCTGTACCCGGGCACGCGGCGGCCGCTCTTTACCGCGGCGGGTGGCGTCGCCGTCCTGCAGGCGCTGGCGCCCGCCGAGGCGCGGGCCGTGCTGGCGGACAACGTGGCGCAGGAAGTCGGGCGTTGCGGCAGTGGCCGGCTGGAGGCCTTGCAGCGCATGCGCGAGCGTTCCGACCGCCATGGCTTCGGCGTGAACCTGGGCGACGTGGTGCCGGGCATCCACGCCTTCGGCGTCCCGGTGCGCGACGGCGCCGGCGCAGCCTTCGCCGCGATCGCGCTGCTGGGAACGCCCGAACTGTACGGAGAGCAGCAGGTGCCGCAATTGCATGCGGAGCTGCTGAAGGAAGCTGAAACACTGGGCGCCGACGCGCGCCGATTCCGGGACTAA
- a CDS encoding ketopantoate reductase family protein, giving the protein MTRVCIVGAGAVGGYVGAHLTSAGVDAVLVDAWPEHVQAMRERGLSVRGMNGAGSVHAKVRALHVSDVPQLVREQPFDVAFIAVKAYDTEWATQLVLPYLAPTGCVVSLQNGINEETIAAIAGWQRTLGCSVSALAAELVEPACIVRNSPLGDDKKAGLRVGELHGQVTPRARLLAELLAHGDTCKVTTNLWGERWSKLTINAMRNGVCALTGMTGKQRDTNEVARELTVRLGSSCIRVGRAMGLALEPVGGLDLDLLARADEDAGAHAEITRMILEVANSRTDAQRPSMGQDIQRGRRTETEFINGLVARRGEALGVDVRYHRRVNDVIKRIEKGELAPSPELLNAIVD; this is encoded by the coding sequence ATGACGAGAGTCTGTATCGTCGGCGCGGGAGCGGTCGGCGGCTATGTGGGAGCCCACCTGACCAGCGCGGGGGTGGATGCGGTGCTGGTCGACGCCTGGCCGGAGCACGTGCAGGCGATGCGCGAGCGCGGCCTCAGCGTGCGCGGCATGAACGGCGCCGGCTCGGTGCATGCGAAGGTCCGGGCGCTGCACGTGAGCGACGTTCCCCAACTGGTGCGCGAGCAGCCTTTCGACGTCGCCTTCATCGCCGTCAAGGCCTACGACACCGAATGGGCGACCCAGCTGGTGCTGCCCTACCTGGCGCCCACCGGCTGCGTGGTCTCGCTGCAGAACGGCATCAACGAAGAGACGATCGCGGCCATCGCCGGCTGGCAGCGCACCCTGGGCTGCTCGGTGAGCGCGCTGGCGGCGGAATTGGTGGAGCCCGCCTGCATCGTCCGCAATTCGCCGCTGGGCGACGACAAGAAGGCCGGCCTGCGCGTGGGCGAACTGCACGGGCAGGTGACGCCGCGCGCACGCCTGCTCGCCGAACTGCTGGCGCATGGCGATACCTGCAAGGTCACCACCAATCTCTGGGGCGAGCGCTGGTCCAAGCTGACGATCAATGCCATGCGCAATGGCGTCTGCGCGCTGACCGGCATGACAGGCAAGCAGCGGGACACGAACGAAGTCGCCCGTGAGCTGACGGTGCGCCTGGGCAGTTCCTGTATCCGGGTCGGCCGCGCGATGGGGCTGGCGCTGGAACCGGTGGGCGGCCTCGACCTGGACCTGCTGGCGCGCGCCGACGAAGACGCCGGCGCGCATGCCGAGATCACGCGCATGATCCTCGAGGTGGCCAACTCACGCACCGACGCGCAGCGGCCTTCGATGGGGCAGGACATCCAGCGGGGGCGCCGCACCGAGACCGAGTTCATCAACGGCCTGGTCGCGCGCCGCGGCGAGGCGCTGGGCGTCGACGTGCGCTACCACCGGCGCGTCAACGACGTCATCAAGCGCATCGAGAAGGGCGAACTCGCCCCGAGCCCGGAGTTGCTGAACGCGATCGTCGACTGA
- a CDS encoding septal ring lytic transglycosylase RlpA family protein, protein MKAALLGAALLLAALAGPANAQEADAPQADPPEIVQPQDVELEHGVATWYGAKFHGRRTSNGERFNMNEMTAAHPTLPFGTKVLVRNIANGKEVVVRINDRLPGLRGRIIDLSRAAATALGILKAGAAQVVLVER, encoded by the coding sequence GTGAAGGCGGCCCTGCTCGGCGCCGCCTTGCTGCTGGCCGCCCTGGCCGGACCCGCAAACGCGCAGGAGGCGGACGCGCCGCAAGCGGACCCGCCCGAGATCGTGCAGCCGCAGGACGTCGAACTCGAACACGGCGTCGCCACCTGGTACGGCGCGAAGTTCCATGGCCGGCGCACGTCGAACGGCGAGCGCTTCAACATGAATGAAATGACGGCGGCGCACCCCACGCTGCCCTTCGGCACGAAGGTGCTGGTGCGCAACATCGCGAACGGCAAGGAAGTGGTGGTTCGCATCAACGACCGCTTGCCGGGCCTGCGCGGCCGCATCATTGACCTGAGCCGCGCAGCCGCCACGGCCCTCGGCATCCTGAAGGCGGGCGCGGCGCAGGTGGTGCTGGTCGAACGCTGA
- a CDS encoding 2-dehydro-3-deoxygalactonokinase — translation MVGKPALLALDWGSTSLRAFLMDGAGAVLAERASEDGASRITGGAEAFEQALRRVAGEWLQPDLPVWACGMVGSQHGWREAPYAECPVALQELSRGAVRADGSEGLRVRIVPGVCWRSGQDGADVMRGEEIQVAGLLATQLSLAARCRIVLPGTHSKWVEVRDGRILSFRTFMTGELFAVLKQHSVLGRLMASSTTFHAEAFDEGLTRARMAAGRGLSGDLFSTRARVLLGQLQAEHSADYLSGLLVGHELAAALPATDADEPLALIGDPALCARYAHALQAFGRPAAAVAGNTAPQGLWALACA, via the coding sequence ATGGTAGGCAAGCCCGCGCTGCTGGCGCTCGATTGGGGCAGCACGTCGCTGCGCGCTTTCCTGATGGATGGCGCGGGCGCCGTGCTCGCGGAGCGCGCCAGCGAGGACGGCGCTTCGCGCATCACCGGTGGCGCGGAGGCCTTCGAGCAGGCGCTGCGTCGCGTGGCCGGTGAATGGCTGCAGCCGGACCTGCCGGTTTGGGCCTGCGGAATGGTCGGCAGCCAGCATGGCTGGCGCGAGGCGCCCTATGCGGAGTGCCCGGTGGCTTTGCAGGAGCTGAGTCGCGGTGCCGTTAGAGCCGATGGCTCGGAAGGCCTGCGCGTTCGCATCGTGCCGGGCGTCTGCTGGCGTTCGGGCCAGGATGGCGCCGACGTGATGCGCGGCGAGGAGATCCAGGTGGCCGGCCTGCTGGCGACGCAGCTGTCGCTGGCAGCGCGCTGCCGGATCGTCCTGCCCGGCACGCACTCCAAGTGGGTCGAGGTGCGCGATGGCCGCATCCTGTCCTTCCGCACCTTCATGACCGGCGAGCTGTTCGCGGTCTTGAAGCAGCACTCGGTGCTGGGACGCTTGATGGCTTCATCGACGACCTTCCACGCCGAGGCCTTCGATGAGGGACTGACACGCGCGCGCATGGCCGCAGGCCGCGGCTTGTCTGGCGACCTGTTCTCGACGCGCGCGCGCGTCCTGCTCGGCCAGTTGCAGGCCGAGCACAGTGCCGACTACCTGTCGGGGCTTCTGGTCGGACACGAACTCGCCGCCGCATTGCCTGCAACGGATGCCGACGAGCCGCTGGCCCTGATCGGCGATCCGGCGCTGTGCGCGCGCTACGCCCACGCCTTGCAGGCCTTCGGCCGGCCCGCGGCGGCGGTAGCGGGCAACACTGCGCCGCAAGGCTTGTGGGCACTGGCCTGCGCGTAG
- the dgoD gene encoding galactonate dehydratase — protein sequence MKITRLTTFRVPPRWMFLKIETDEGITGWGEPVIEGRARTVEAAVHELSEYLVGQDPRSINDLWQVMYRGGFYRGGPILMSAIAGIDQALWDILGKSMNRPVYALLGGRLRDRMKTYCWVGGDRPGEIVEGIHRARAMGFDTVKMNGTEEFARVESHAAVDRALEKFALIRSTFGNTVDFGIDFHGRVSLPMAKVLLRELEPLRPLFVEEPVLAEHCEQYAKLAEHTAIPLAAGERMFSRPEFKRVFEAGGISILQPDVSHAGGITECVRIAAMAEAYDVALAPHCPLGPVALAACLQVDLVSHNAVFQEQSMGIHYNQGAELLDYVSNPEDFRVKDGFVAASEKPGLGVEIDEERVVAASRNAPDWRNPVWRHADGSVAEW from the coding sequence ATGAAGATCACCCGCCTCACCACTTTCCGCGTGCCCCCGCGCTGGATGTTCCTGAAGATCGAGACCGACGAGGGCATCACCGGCTGGGGCGAACCCGTCATCGAAGGCCGCGCCCGCACCGTCGAAGCGGCGGTGCACGAACTGTCCGAGTACCTGGTGGGCCAGGACCCGCGCAGCATCAACGACCTGTGGCAGGTGATGTACCGCGGCGGCTTCTACCGCGGCGGCCCCATCCTCATGAGCGCCATCGCGGGCATCGACCAGGCCCTGTGGGACATCCTCGGCAAGTCGATGAACCGGCCCGTCTACGCGCTGCTGGGCGGCCGCCTGCGCGATCGCATGAAGACCTATTGCTGGGTCGGCGGCGATCGCCCCGGCGAAATCGTGGAAGGGATCCACCGCGCCCGCGCGATGGGCTTCGACACCGTCAAGATGAACGGCACCGAGGAATTCGCGCGGGTCGAAAGCCACGCCGCGGTCGACCGCGCGTTGGAGAAGTTCGCACTGATCCGCAGCACCTTCGGCAACACGGTGGACTTCGGCATCGACTTCCATGGCCGCGTCTCATTGCCGATGGCGAAAGTGCTGCTGCGCGAACTGGAGCCGCTGCGGCCGCTGTTCGTCGAAGAGCCCGTGCTGGCGGAGCACTGCGAACAGTACGCGAAGCTGGCGGAACACACCGCGATCCCGCTGGCGGCCGGCGAGCGCATGTTCTCGCGCCCCGAGTTCAAGCGCGTGTTCGAAGCCGGTGGCATTTCCATCCTGCAGCCCGACGTCTCGCATGCGGGCGGTATCACCGAGTGCGTGCGCATCGCCGCGATGGCGGAGGCGTACGACGTGGCCCTGGCGCCGCACTGCCCGCTGGGCCCGGTGGCGCTGGCCGCCTGCCTGCAGGTGGACCTGGTCTCGCACAACGCGGTGTTCCAGGAACAGAGCATGGGCATCCACTACAACCAGGGCGCGGAACTGCTGGACTACGTGAGCAACCCGGAAGACTTCCGCGTGAAGGACGGTTTCGTCGCCGCCAGCGAGAAGCCCGGCCTGGGCGTGGAGATCGACGAGGAGCGCGTCGTCGCGGCCAGCCGCAATGCACCCGATTGGCGCAACCCCGTGTGGCGCCACGCGGACGGAAGCGTCGCCGAATGGTAG
- a CDS encoding 2-dehydro-3-deoxy-6-phosphogalactonate aldolase: protein MNTFAPDSWPTALPLVAILRGIEAREAAAHAHALLDAGFDCIEVPTNSPNWADSVRTIVQVAGQRAVVGAGTVLDAAHLAALLQAGGRMAISPHTDTALIADAAARGLFVLPGAMTASEVFAARKAGAHAVKLFPAGNLGPAYVKALRAVLPPALPLLAVGGVTPANLGDFLAAGCAGAGLGSDLYRPGQSAQDTGARARDFVAAFRAARPQRQTP, encoded by the coding sequence ATGAACACTTTCGCCCCCGACTCCTGGCCCACCGCCCTGCCGCTGGTGGCCATCCTGCGCGGCATCGAAGCCCGCGAAGCCGCTGCACACGCGCACGCGCTGCTCGATGCCGGCTTCGATTGCATCGAGGTGCCGACCAATTCGCCGAACTGGGCCGACAGCGTGCGCACCATCGTGCAAGTGGCCGGCCAGCGCGCCGTGGTCGGCGCCGGCACCGTGCTCGATGCGGCGCACCTCGCCGCCTTGCTGCAGGCCGGCGGCCGCATGGCCATCTCACCGCACACCGACACGGCCTTGATCGCCGACGCCGCGGCGCGCGGCCTGTTCGTGCTGCCCGGCGCCATGACGGCCAGCGAAGTATTCGCCGCCCGCAAGGCCGGCGCCCACGCCGTCAAGCTGTTCCCCGCCGGCAACCTGGGCCCGGCCTACGTGAAGGCCTTGCGCGCGGTGCTGCCGCCCGCCCTGCCCTTGCTGGCCGTGGGCGGCGTCACGCCCGCCAACCTCGGCGATTTCCTGGCGGCCGGCTGCGCCGGCGCCGGCCTGGGCAGCGACCTGTACCGCCCCGGCCAATCCGCCCAAGACACCGGCGCTCGCGCGCGCGATTTCGTCGCCGCCTTCCGGGCCGCGCGTCCCCAACGACAGACACCATGA
- a CDS encoding ABC transporter ATP-binding protein, with protein MADIQLHSIAKRFGDVEVIPNLDLTMPHGKFTVLLGPSGCGKSTLLRMIAGLETPTEGEVRVGGRVVNDVPPADRGCALVFQNYALYPHKTVRHNLAFPLRMAKVPAAEQEQRVTEIAKVLELTPLLDRYPRQLSGGQRQRVAMGRAMIRRPEVFLYDEPLSNLDLELRVRLRLEIARTQRALGSTAVYVTHDQTEAMTLADQIVVLRKGRIEQVGAPLELYRRPANLFVAGFIGTPRINLFKVDASEPAGEGTRLKIGELSVFVPRRFTAPVATLGFRPEQVRLGSPSAGEVGFALADCETQAVEHLGDRAFCYLRSALGELVVLAPGAEDRLEGTLPLAVDAGALHFFDAQEQALH; from the coding sequence ATGGCCGACATCCAGCTCCACTCCATCGCCAAGCGCTTCGGCGACGTCGAGGTCATCCCCAACCTCGACCTCACCATGCCGCACGGCAAGTTCACCGTGCTCCTGGGCCCGTCGGGCTGCGGCAAGTCCACCTTGCTGCGCATGATCGCGGGCCTCGAGACGCCCACCGAAGGCGAGGTGCGCGTCGGCGGCCGCGTCGTCAACGACGTGCCGCCGGCCGACCGCGGCTGCGCGCTGGTGTTCCAGAACTACGCGCTGTACCCGCACAAGACGGTGCGCCACAACCTGGCCTTCCCGCTGCGCATGGCCAAGGTGCCGGCCGCCGAACAGGAGCAGCGCGTCACCGAGATCGCGAAGGTGCTGGAACTGACGCCGCTGCTCGATCGCTACCCGCGCCAGCTCTCCGGCGGCCAGCGCCAGCGCGTGGCCATGGGCCGCGCGATGATCCGTCGGCCCGAGGTGTTCCTGTACGACGAGCCACTGTCCAACCTGGACCTCGAGTTGCGCGTGCGCCTGCGCCTGGAGATCGCGCGCACGCAGCGCGCGCTGGGTTCGACCGCGGTGTACGTCACGCACGACCAGACCGAAGCGATGACGCTGGCGGACCAGATCGTCGTGCTGCGCAAGGGCCGCATCGAGCAGGTCGGCGCGCCGCTGGAGCTGTATCGCCGTCCCGCCAACCTGTTCGTCGCCGGGTTCATCGGCACGCCGCGCATCAACCTGTTCAAGGTGGACGCCAGCGAGCCGGCCGGCGAAGGCACGCGCCTGAAGATCGGCGAACTGTCGGTGTTCGTGCCGCGCCGCTTCACCGCGCCGGTCGCCACGCTGGGCTTCCGGCCCGAGCAGGTGCGCCTCGGCAGCCCCAGCGCGGGCGAAGTGGGCTTCGCGCTGGCCGATTGCGAGACGCAGGCCGTCGAGCATCTCGGCGACCGCGCTTTCTGCTACCTGCGTTCGGCCCTGGGAGAATTGGTGGTGCTGGCCCCCGGCGCGGAAGACCGGCTCGAAGGCACGCTACCCTTGGCGGTAGACGCCGGCGCGCTGCACTTCTTCGATGCGCAGGAGCAGGCGCTGCACTGA
- a CDS encoding FCD domain-containing protein, translated as MPPPPSSQGGRRGGDSVADVIARSVVRGDWAEGEVIPTELELAESLAVARTSVREALGQLKAKGMLVSRPKTGTRVLPRVQWNMLDEDVLRWCWADGDRGSTALHLIQLRRIVEPAACEIAAASASDTDIATIERAYRAMDAAGMDAVAYAGPDLEFHRAILLATGNPFLISLGATIESALQSSFELSSRQPGAPRKSLPMHREVLDAIWARKPAEARNAMERLLGATESNIQRGLKAS; from the coding sequence GTGCCTCCTCCCCCGTCATCGCAGGGCGGCCGCCGCGGCGGCGATTCGGTCGCGGACGTCATCGCGCGCAGCGTCGTGCGCGGCGACTGGGCCGAAGGCGAAGTCATTCCCACCGAGCTGGAACTGGCCGAGTCGCTGGCGGTGGCGCGCACCTCGGTGCGCGAAGCGCTGGGCCAGCTGAAGGCCAAGGGCATGCTGGTGTCGCGGCCCAAGACCGGCACGCGCGTGCTGCCGCGCGTGCAATGGAACATGCTGGACGAAGACGTGCTGCGCTGGTGCTGGGCCGACGGCGATCGCGGAAGCACGGCGCTGCACCTGATCCAGCTGCGGCGCATCGTCGAACCGGCCGCCTGCGAGATCGCGGCGGCTTCCGCCTCGGACACCGACATCGCGACGATCGAGCGCGCCTACCGCGCGATGGACGCCGCCGGCATGGACGCGGTGGCTTACGCCGGGCCCGACCTGGAGTTCCACCGCGCGATCCTGCTGGCCACCGGCAACCCCTTCCTCATCTCACTGGGCGCGACCATCGAGTCGGCGCTGCAGTCGTCGTTCGAACTGTCGTCGCGCCAGCCCGGCGCGCCGCGCAAGAGCCTGCCCATGCACCGCGAGGTGCTGGACGCGATCTGGGCCCGCAAGCCCGCCGAAGCCCGCAACGCCATGGAGCGGCTGCTGGGCGCCACCGAATCCAACATCCAGCGCGGCCTGAAGGCCAGCTGA